The Flaviramulus sp. BrNp1-15 genome includes the window TTCCGTTAACATAACTAGCAGCTTCGCTTGCTAAAAAAGTGATAACATTTGCTGTTTCTTCTGGTTTAGCAAAACGTTTTGCTGGCGCATAGTTTTTCATTATTTCAGCCATTTGCTCTAACGAACTACCAGCGGCATTCGCTTTAATTTTAATAATTTCAGTTAAACGCTCAGTTTCAGTAAAACCGGGTAAAACATTATTTACAGTAATACCAAAAGCGCCAACTTCTGTTGCCAATGTTTTACTCCAATTACCAACGGCACCTCTAATGGTGTTACTCACACCTAAACCAGCAATTGGCTCTTTAACCGATGTAGAAATTATATTTACAATCCTACCAAAACCTTCTTCTTTCATAAACGGAATAGTAGCTTGTGCTAAAACATGATTACATTTTAAATGTTGTGTAAAAGCGTTATCAAATTCATCTAAACTTGCGGTTAAAATATCACCACTTCTTGGGCCTCCAGTGTTGTTAATTACTATATGAAAACCATGATTTTTTTCAATAAATTTAATAACCTGTTCTTGCAAATCTCTAGGGTTTGAAAAATCGGCAACTATGTAGCTGTGGTTTCCATCTTTGGGTAATTCTTCTAAAACGGCTTTTAGTTTTTCTCTATTTCTGGCTGCTAAAGTTACGTTTACGCCTTCTTGTGCTAATCCTAAAGCTGTTGCTTTTCCTATACCTTGTGTGCTTCCGCAAACTAAAGCGTTTTTGTTTTTTATGTTTAAGTCCATATTTTTATTATTCCTGCGAAGGCAAGGAATCTTTTTAATGTTTGTTCAATTTATTATGAGATGCTGAAACAAGTTCAGCATGACAACAAGTTGTCAATACTTTATACATACATTTTTAGCTTCTGTAAAAAAGCGTAAAGCTTCAAAACCACCTTCACGACCAACGCCAGAGGCTTTTATACCACCAAAAGGCGTACGTAAATCACGTAACATCCATGTATTTACCCAAACAATTCCTGCTTGTAATTGGTTACTCATTCGCATAGTACGTTTTAAATTATTGGTCCACAGTGTTGCTGATAAACCATATTTTACTTTGTTTGCCATTTCTAATACGTCATCTTCTGTATTAAAAGGCATAATGGTCACCACAGGACCAAAAATTTCTTCTTGGTTTATTCTGCATTCATCAGTTTTAACTTCTATAACTGTTGGTTCTAAATAGTATCCATTTTCATAATTTTTAACAGTTACTTTATTACCACCACACAGAATGGTTCCATCTTCTTTTTTTGCAACGTTTATATAACTCATTACTTTTTCAAGATGAGGTTTTGAGACTAAGGCTCCAATATTTGTGTCTTCTTTTGAAGGATGCCCAACTTTAAGTTGTTTAACTTTTTCAACAAAATCGGATTTAAATTTTTTATAGATGTTTTTTTCTACAAAAATGCGACTTCCGCATAAACAAATTTGACCCTGATTTGCAAAAGACGAACGCACTGTGGTTTCTAACATATTATCATAATCGCAATCTGCAAAAATGATGTTTGGGTTTTTTCCACCAAGTTCTAAAGATAGTTTTTTAAACATTGGTGCAGCAACTTTTGCGATATGTGCACCTGTTTCAGTTCCACCAGTAAACGAAATAGCTTTAATATTTGGGTGCTCAATAATGGCTTGTCCTGTTGTGTTTCCTAAGCCATGAACAATATTTAAAACGCCTTTTGGTAAGCCAGCTTCGTTACAGATTTCTCCTAAAAGGAAGGCTGTCATAGGTGTGATTTCACTGGGTTTAGCTACTATACAATTTCCTGCAGCAATAGCTGGTGCGATTTTCCATGTAAATAGATAGAGTGGAAGGTTCCAAGGTGAAATACAGCCCACTACACCAATAGGCTGACGCAACGTGTAATTTATAGCTTGTTGACCAACACTTTCATGACTTTCACTAGCAAATTGCGTTATGGCATTTCCAAAAAAACGGAAGTTACTTGCTGCTCTTGGAATATCTACAGATTTTGCTAATGAGATTGGTTTACCATTGTCTTTACTTTCTGCTTCAGCAAAGCGTTGTAAATTAGCTTCTAATAATTCTGAAATTTTAATTAGGATTCTACTGCGATCTTCTAAAGTGGTTTGAGACCATTGTTTAAAGGCAGAATTGGCAGATATATATGCATTTTCTAAATCTTCTTTAGAAGAGTTAGGTGTTTGTCCATAAATTTCTCCATTAGATGGATTGTAATTATTAATCCAATTATCATTAATAGGATTTATATATTTACCGTTTATGAAGTTTTGGATATTCATTGTTTTTTATAAGCCATAACTTTAATCTCTACCACCAAATCTGGATGTGGTAATTGATGCACAGCAACGGTAGTTCTTGCAGGTCCTGTTTCTTTATCAAAGAATTCTGCATAAGCTTTGTTATAACCTGCAAAATCATTCATATTAACTAAAAAGGTTGTCACATCTACCACGTCTTTTAATGATGCACCAATTTTTCTTAAATTGTCATTGATATTTTTTAAAACTTCACGGGTTTGAACTTCTATGTTTAAACGTTTTGTACCCATCTCGTCAATAATATCTACACCTGCAATTGTGTTGTCTGGTCGTCTGGAACTGGTTCCTGAAACGAAAATAAAATCACCAACTCTTTTGATGTGTGGGTATGCGCCTCGCGGTGTTACATTGTCTTTACTCATTAGTTTTTATTTTTAGTCCAGCAATTTTATCGTCTTCTAGAATAGATTCTGTTTCTTGTTTTACTTTTTTTAAAATTTCTTTTAAATCTCCGTTTACATCAATTTTTTTATCTGTAAGCAAGGTTAAAATTGCTTTGTCCTGCGCTCTTCCTTTTAACATAGCTTCTCTATAACCAATATTTTCATTAAAAGTTACTAGTGAATATTTTGATGAATATTCGTTTGGAAATTCTTTTTCCAAAGCCATCTCTAATTTACGCTTTTCTTGAAAAATGGGGTTAGCGACGTGGTCTTTCATTTCATAAAAATTATCTATCGCCAAATCTGCAATTGCATCGGTATCCTTTTTTCGAGATTTTTCGTAGGCTTTAAAAACGGTTTCCCAATTGCCTTGATGTGTTTCTAAAAATTTATCAAACTCAACAACATCTTCAAAAGAAGCATTCATGCCTTGTCCGTAAAACGGAACAATAGCATGAGCAGCATCGCCCATTAAAAGCGTGTTGCCTTTGTAATGCCAAGGTGAACATTTTATAGTGCCTAAAGGTGATGTTGGGTTTTCAAAGAAATCATCTAACAGGTTTGGCATTATAGCTAATGCATCTGGAAATTCTTTTTGAAAAAATTCTAAAACTTTTTCTTCGGTAGTTAAGTTATTAAAATTGTATTCGCCTTTATCATAACTTAAAAATAAAGTTACTGTAAAACTACCATCTAAATTTGGTAATGCAATCAGCATAAAACTACCACGAGGCCAGATGTGAAGTGCGTTTTTGTACGTTTTATAATCGCCAGTTTCAGTTGGAAGAATACTTAATTCTTTATAACCATGAGTTAAATACTCCTGTGAAAAACTAAAGAGGAATTTTTTACCCAAATAATAGCTTTTTCGCATTGCAGAACCTGCGCCGTCTGTTGCGATAATAATATCTGCATCTTCTACAAATTGATTTTTTGTAGTATAGTCTTCAAATAAAGCAGTAGTTTTTTCAAAATCTACCGATTTACATTTTTTATTAAAAAAGAGATTAACGTTTTTGTGTTTTTCGGCTTCATTTAAAAGTAAGGCATTCAAATCTCCACGAGATACAGAATTAATGTATTCATGTTCTCTACCACTATAATTTGATTGAAAGGTATTGCCATGTATATCATGAATCATTCGTCCATTCATAGGAATGCAAAGTGCTTTTACTTTATCTTCTAAACCGACTAATTTCATGGCTTTATTACCTCGATCTGAAAAAGCAAGGTTTATAGATCTCCCAGCTGAAATATCTACTTTACGTAAATCTGGACGCATTTCGTAAACTGAAACGTTATAACCACGTTGCCCTAAACGTAAAGCCAATAGTGAACCACATAATCCAGCGCCTATTATTAATATGTTTTGTTGTTTCTTCATTTTTATTGTCTGGTCGAGCGCAGTCGAGACCTAAATAAGACCTCTCGACTGCGCTCGAGGTGACATTCGTTTTATTTTAATATTGCTTTTAATTTTTCAACCAATTTGTAAACATCTTCAAAACTATTATAAAATGGTGTTGGAGCACAACGAATTACATCGGGTTCTCTCCAGTCGCTAATTACACCAGCTTCTGTTAATTTGTTATGTAATGATTTATCAGCATTTTTTACCTGAATAGATAATTGGCAACCACGTTCATTAGGATTTGAAGGTGTTATTATTCTTATTATATCTTCACCTAATTGCTTTAATAGAAACTCAAAATAACCTGTTAGTTTTTTAGATTTTTCTGTTAGCTTTTCAATGCCAACTTCATGAAATAAATCAAGTGACGCTTTTATGGCCGCCATTGATAATATTGGCGGATTACTTAATTGCCAACCTTCTGCTCCGGGAAGTTGGTCAAATTCACCACGCATGTTAAAACGTGTTTCTTTATTATGGCTCCACCAACCTGTAAAACGATTAAGGTTTTTGTTATAAGCATGACGCTCATGTATAAAACATCCTGCTAGACTTCCTGGTCCAGAATTTAAATATTTGTAAGTACACCAAACGGCAAAATCTGCTCCAGAATCATGTAAATTCAATGCTACATTTCCTGCGCCATGTGCACAATCAAAACCTACTTTGCAACCGTGTTTATGTCCTAATTCTGTGATGCGCTTGAGGTCAAAATATTGCCCGGTGTAATAGTTAACACCTCCAATCATGATTAGAGCAATTTCATCGCCATGTTCCTTAAGGATGAGTTCTAAATCTTCATAGTTTAATAGTTCTTCATCATTATGTGGTTTCCAAAGAATTAAACCTTCTTTATCATCAAATCCGTGATGACGTAATTGAGATTCTACTGCATATTTGTCTGATGGAAAAGCATCGCTTTCAATAAGTATTTTGTAGCGTGTTTTAGTAGGTTGATAAAATGAAACCATCATAAAATGAAGATTAGCAGTAAGCGTATTCATTACTACTACTTCTATAGGTTTTGCACCAACTATCTTTGCCATACTTTCGGTTAAAAATTCATGATATGGCAACCATGGATTTTTTGCTTCAAAATGACCTTCTACACCTAAAGTTGCCCAATCTTCAAGTTCTTGATTTACATAAGTCTTAGTAGTTTTTGGTTGTAAACCCAAGGAATTACCAGTCATGTAAATTAAATCATCTCCATGAGCATCTTTAGGAATGTGAAACTGATTTCTGTATAATTTTAATTCATCATTTCGGTCTTGTTCTAAAGCATATTCAAGACCTGATTTATAGTCAGACAAAGTGTGTTAATTTTCGGTTTCTAACAAAAATAAGAATTATAAAGTTAGAAACGAATACTTAAAATAGAAGTTTAAAAAGCTTTAAATTTTACTTGCTTCTAGAATTGAAAAGCGCTTCAATCATTGATTGAAGCGCTTTAGAAAATATATAGACGCATAATGCGGAAAATTTGCTTTATATTTTATATACGACCTTAGTTAGGTTCTAGATTATATGTAATGTTTTTTAGTTTAATATACATCAGCTTTAATAAATATGTCTTGTAATTCTTGTTCTATTGGAAATGGTTTTAAAGGAGGCACATTTGAACCTCCTGGGTTTCCAACGGGAATTCTTCCAACAAATGATTTCACGCCACCAAAAATGAGACGTGGAATTTGTCCTAATATTTCTTTTCTATTTTTAATTTTAAACCCAAATTGAAGCATTTTCCAATGCACAAAACTATGGGCGTAAGGGTATTTTTGACCAATAATATGAGCTCTTTCTAGATAATTCCAAGCATTTTTTAAATTTCCGTTTGAGTATTCAATACTATATTTTTCTAATTCGGCATTGAAATAAGGTTTAAGTTTTTTAGGAATTGAAGTGTAAAATTTCATATCATTTAATTTAAAATATGTTTTAAAATTTATTCTAAAGTAACTTTCACATCATTAAAAACAAGATTCCAGTCTCCTGCAGCGTTTTTATGTTCTAAAGCAATTTTAATACCATTAAAATCTTGATAATTTTCAAAGGTATTACTCAATGAAGGTTCTTCTTGGTTGCCTCTTCTAAACGTCCATTCTTTCATGCAAAAATCGTCATCATAAAAAATATCGTAAGCATCACCTGGAGTGTAACCACCTTCATTTGGATAAGTTATAGTGATTTTATTTAATTGTGTTTTACTTACGGGTGCTTCTGTTACTATGGATTCTGAAATTGTAGCACTTTTATCCCAAACCAATTGAAAGGGTATTAATAGCCAAAACTTGTCGTTTACAAAGGCGCCATCAGTTTTAGTAGTTAGTGAATCTACTTTTTTTCTATTGTAATTGATTGTATCGGTTTTTCCCAAAAGCGTAACTTCGTTAGTTTTTGGTTTCCATATCCAATGTCTATTTCCTGCAAAAGTAAAAGCGACCTCAGAAACATGTTTCCAGTTTTCATATCCATGGGCATTCGCTATTTTTTGTGCGGTAGAAAGTTCAGTTTTAACTATTTCAGGTTCTGTAGGTTCTGTTTTTTCTTTTTGTTTACAACCAACAAAAAGAAATGTAATTAAAGTGATATAAATAAGAGTTTTCATTATTTTAGTTTTTTATAAAGATATGATTAATAGATGAGTACCAACGAAAATTATTTTAAAGTTAATAAAGAAACTTGGAACAATAAAGTTAAAGTACATGCTAAAAGCGAAATGTACGATTTGGAGGCTTTTAAAAAAGGAAAATCCTCGTTGATGCCTTATGAGATTGAAGCTTTAGGTGATGTAAACGGAAAGTCGTTATTGCACTTACAATGCCATTTTGGACAAGATACATTAAGTTGGAGTAGGTTGGGAGCAAAATGTACAGGTGTAGATTTAAGTGATGAAGGCATAAAATTAGCACAAAATTTAAATGATGAATTGGGTTTAGATGCCAAATTTGTTTGTTGCAATGTGTTGGATACCTCAAAGTTTGTACAAGATATTTTTGATATTGTTTTTACAAGTTATGGAGTAATAGGTTGGTTGCCCGATTTAAAACCTTGGGGACAAATGATTGCTGAACGACTTAAGAAAGGAGGTACTTTTTTTATGGCTGAATTTCACCCCATAGTTTGGATGTTTGATTATTTGGATGGTAAACCTATAATGAAATATGGCTATATGCAAGATGAAGTGATTTATGAAGAATATGAAGGCACTTACGCTAATCAGGAATCAAAAATGGTAAGTAAAGAATACGGTTGGAATCATGGTTTAGGTGAAGTGATTTCAGCACTAACTGAAGCAGGTTTGCATATTGAGTATTTAAAAGAATATAATGAAAGCCCTTATGATGTTTTAACAGATTTAGTTAAAACAGAATCTGGAATGTATGTAACTAAGGATAAATTATATCCTTTAATTTTTACGTTGAAGGCGACGAAGTTTTAGTAATATTTTAAAAAGTTCGTTTAACGGTTACGTATAAGAATAGTGCGGTTTTGTGTCCGAGGATTTTCCGCAGGAAAATCAGACGTAACAAAAATGCACGACTCTTTGATTAAGCACTAAACTACGCATTATTTTTATACAATGTTACACACTGTAGCGACACGTTAAATTTATCAATTCTGTAAATTATATCTACTATATTCATCCCAATTTCCGCCAACTTTTCCAAATAAACGTTGTTCTGCAAATTGAATCATTTCTCCATTGTTACATATTTTCCATAACTCCTCAAGTAACTTTTGATTATGTTTTTGACTGCTTAATTGCGGATTATCTGGTTTGGCTTTATCAACATAATCCTTAATAGCTACGTATAAAACTACTATCGTTGCTTTAGCATCCTTTGATTTATCCATATCAGAACATTCATAACTAAATTTTTCTATAACATCAAAAAAGTTAGTTTTCATTAATTCGTCAGGATAAATTTGATTTATATTGTCAATCCAAATGTCAAGTCCATACATTGTTCCAACTTCAAAATTTTCAAGACAATATTTGATGTAATTTCTGAACGGGATAAAACTAAATTTCTTTAAAATTGATTCTTTTGTTTTTTGAGATATGAGAAATGAACTTTTGTTAAACTCTTCATTTTCGATATGATAATTAAAAGTTATATCGCGATAATTTTGTAATTCCTTTGTTTGGGCGAGTAAAAATGATAAATAGATTTTCTGATGAGTTGGTTCGACAACAGAATTTTTGCTAAATATTAAATCAATTGAAATACTTTCTTTCTCGGTAGATTCAGTTGCTTTTAATTCCGAAATCATATTCGGCTTAATTGCATCAGAATTATTTTCTAAAGTACGAGTAATTCCGTTGTCAGAATTCGGATTGTCTGTCTTTGATTCTTTGCAAGAAATAATAATAAATAAACAAACTATGGTTAAAATATTTCTCATTCGGTTTTTTTAGAGCTATTGTGTGTAATGCGATGATATGACGTCGTTCTTTAATGACTTATATCAATCGTTAAACGAAGTTAGTTGAAAATTTTTACAAAGTCAACTAGTACAACTAAAATACCTTTTATTAACTAACGTTTCGCCATATCAATATCCTCAACAACTTTATAACGAAGTAATGCCCAGTGAAATCTTAAATGGTCATTTTCTTGCCATGTTTTGCCCTTATTTTCATTGTAATGTACTAAGCGCATATCGTTATAAATAGGTCTGGTGATTTCTATAATGTTATCCCAGTATTTCAGGGCGTTTTCTAAATGAGTGATGGCTAATTGTTGTTTAACCTTGTCGCCATTGCGTCTATAAGTTTCTAAAGCGATACCTGCTTTTATTTTTTCTGCCATGTAAAGCCCCATATAACTCCAAGATTTTATATCCGCTACTTCGTACATGAGGTCCGCGTTGTCTGTAGTTTGTGTCGCTTCAACCAATTTAAGCGCTTCTTTGGCATCTACTTCAAGTTGACTTGCTAGTATCACAGGTGTTGTATAGTTTTTCGGAAATGTTTTTTTAGCATTGATCGACTTCACATAATTTTTTATCGATACAAATGTGGTGTCTTGTGGCGGTTGTTCAATAAACGTTTTAATGTCTATAAACTCCACATTTTCAGTGTTTGGATTTCTATACGTGAAACCTTCGGCATACATGGTAAAATCCCAGGTGGAATCAAAAAACGATAACAATCGTAACGGTGTTTTCCCTGCTAGATTTGATGCTTTAAATAGTTTTTCGGCATAAAGTTCGCCGTATTTTTCTTTAAAGGCATTTATAAAAACCGAATTTGGTGTTTCTGCATTATAAAGTAAGCGACCCCAAATTTTGTAAAACAACCATTGCCGTTCAAAAGCATAAGTCCAACTCACTTTATCTTTATATTCTGAAGTTGTAAAATAATCTTTAGCAGGAATATAAGTTTCAGAGCCTATAAAATAACCACCAACATATTCGGGTGTGTTAGCGTTAATATGGGCTCGGGCAAATTCTTCAACACCCCAACGCAGGCAGAAAAAATCTTCATTTCTCACAGTCCAAACAATTTTAAAATCTTTTGGAACAGGATCGAAATACTTGCCGTAAAGTTTACCACCATGTACTTTTATGAGTTTAGTAGTGGAGTGCGGGTGCGACCAGTTGAATTTCATACTCGCCCAAACTGGTTTTTCAATTTTGTCCATCGACGCTTCTTCCTCAATGCCGTTTCGGGTAATTTGTTCCATTTCTAAAGACGTAGCACCCAAAGATTCAGTATTCCCAGAAAACGGAATACGATGTATGAGTTTAGACGTGCGATTTGCCTGTTGCATACCAGCAATAATGGTTTCTCTAATCCATTTTTCGCGTTCAAAAGGTGTCATGCCACCCATGCCTTCACCAAGCGTTAAACCTATTCCTGAAAGGTCTGGATATTCATTTAATAATTGTATAACGCTTTCCCTAGTGTAGTCTTTAACAACTTGCGAAGTGTCGCCTTCAACATAATGGTGGTGATCTAAATTTTTTGCCGAAATACCACCGTGTTTTTTTGAGAAAGACGGCGGAACAAAAATATTGAAAGGCATCACGTAAGTATCAATGCCACGAGCTTTTGCCATTTTGAAGATTGAACCAAAAAGATGTTTCCACTCTTGCATTTCCTCATCGGTCCACTCTGAAGCTTCAGGATAATTTTTAGACTTAATCATGTAATTATAAGGATGTAAATTCCAAACGGTTAATGCATTGAATCGGTTTTCGCAAAGCATATCTAAAAACGCTTCCCAATAATTCAAATCTTTACAAGTTTCTTGGTGCTGATACAAAGCATTACTATGGCGATACGTATCCCAAGGCAAGTCGTATTTTATGGCTCGAAACCCTAATTTTGGTGTATCTGATTGGTTTTCGATAGATTTTAAGGTGATGCCATTGTAGAGGTTTTCAATAATGGTGTTCGAGGCATAAATTAAACCGGTTTGGTCGCCACCTTCAAGAATAATAGTTTTTCCTAAGTTTTTTATATTAAACGCTTCTTTACCCAAGGTAGAATCTAACTGAAATTGTATGCTAATTTCAGCATCATTTTCAATGAGATTATAACCATTTTCATTAAGGTTTTTAGATAGTTTTTTAAAGGCGTATTGTTGCTGTGGCGAATTATCGCTTAAAGTAATTTGTACAGAATTTTTATCTGAACAACTTATAAATAAAATTGATAAACATAGAAGGAAAATTAGCTTTCTCATTTGGTTTAAGTTAGTATACTAAGTTAAGAAAATTACAAAATGAGGATTGGTTAATTTTAAAATACCTTTAAATTAAATCCAGGGTTTGTTTACTAGCGTCTTCTACCAGAATATGTCATGGCTTCGCCTTTGCCAAACCCGTAACTTATGCCAAAGGTGACGAAGCGTCCACGTAAGGAATAATCATATGTTTCAAAAGTGGGTTGGTTGACAAAACGTTCTTGAATTCTTGAAGCAAAAACATCTCTTACGCCCAAATTAGCAACTATTTTTCCTTTGAATATTTTTTTTCTAACCCCAACATCTAAAAATGCAAAACCACTTTGTTCACCTTGTACGGTTTCGAATCCAGATTGATAATTTCCGTTTAATTCTAAATCGATATCTGCTGGCAATCCAATTTTTGAACCTAATCTTGTAGACCATTGTTTACCTGTAAAATCAAAAACTTGGTCTTCAAAAGTTCCTTTTCGGTCAAAATAGTTGAAATTAAAATCACCTGTTAAAGTCAGCCAATTACTTGGGCTATATTTTCCGTTGGTTTCAAAACCAATTGTTGCATTGGTACCAATATTTTGAGGCGTTGTAAACGTTACATTGTCTTGAAATGTAGATACACGTT containing:
- a CDS encoding DUF3703 domain-containing protein, with translation MKFYTSIPKKLKPYFNAELEKYSIEYSNGNLKNAWNYLERAHIIGQKYPYAHSFVHWKMLQFGFKIKNRKEILGQIPRLIFGGVKSFVGRIPVGNPGGSNVPPLKPFPIEQELQDIFIKADVY
- a CDS encoding SDR family oxidoreductase; the protein is MDLNIKNKNALVCGSTQGIGKATALGLAQEGVNVTLAARNREKLKAVLEELPKDGNHSYIVADFSNPRDLQEQVIKFIEKNHGFHIVINNTGGPRSGDILTASLDEFDNAFTQHLKCNHVLAQATIPFMKEEGFGRIVNIISTSVKEPIAGLGVSNTIRGAVGNWSKTLATEVGAFGITVNNVLPGFTETERLTEIIKIKANAAGSSLEQMAEIMKNYAPAKRFAKPEETANVITFLASEAASYVNGINVPVDGGRTKSL
- a CDS encoding NAD(P)/FAD-dependent oxidoreductase, which translates into the protein MKKQQNILIIGAGLCGSLLALRLGQRGYNVSVYEMRPDLRKVDISAGRSINLAFSDRGNKAMKLVGLEDKVKALCIPMNGRMIHDIHGNTFQSNYSGREHEYINSVSRGDLNALLLNEAEKHKNVNLFFNKKCKSVDFEKTTALFEDYTTKNQFVEDADIIIATDGAGSAMRKSYYLGKKFLFSFSQEYLTHGYKELSILPTETGDYKTYKNALHIWPRGSFMLIALPNLDGSFTVTLFLSYDKGEYNFNNLTTEEKVLEFFQKEFPDALAIMPNLLDDFFENPTSPLGTIKCSPWHYKGNTLLMGDAAHAIVPFYGQGMNASFEDVVEFDKFLETHQGNWETVFKAYEKSRKKDTDAIADLAIDNFYEMKDHVANPIFQEKRKLEMALEKEFPNEYSSKYSLVTFNENIGYREAMLKGRAQDKAILTLLTDKKIDVNGDLKEILKKVKQETESILEDDKIAGLKIKTNE
- the kynU gene encoding kynureninase, which gives rise to MSDYKSGLEYALEQDRNDELKLYRNQFHIPKDAHGDDLIYMTGNSLGLQPKTTKTYVNQELEDWATLGVEGHFEAKNPWLPYHEFLTESMAKIVGAKPIEVVVMNTLTANLHFMMVSFYQPTKTRYKILIESDAFPSDKYAVESQLRHHGFDDKEGLILWKPHNDEELLNYEDLELILKEHGDEIALIMIGGVNYYTGQYFDLKRITELGHKHGCKVGFDCAHGAGNVALNLHDSGADFAVWCTYKYLNSGPGSLAGCFIHERHAYNKNLNRFTGWWSHNKETRFNMRGEFDQLPGAEGWQLSNPPILSMAAIKASLDLFHEVGIEKLTEKSKKLTGYFEFLLKQLGEDIIRIITPSNPNERGCQLSIQVKNADKSLHNKLTEAGVISDWREPDVIRCAPTPFYNSFEDVYKLVEKLKAILK
- a CDS encoding class I SAM-dependent methyltransferase; translated protein: MSTNENYFKVNKETWNNKVKVHAKSEMYDLEAFKKGKSSLMPYEIEALGDVNGKSLLHLQCHFGQDTLSWSRLGAKCTGVDLSDEGIKLAQNLNDELGLDAKFVCCNVLDTSKFVQDIFDIVFTSYGVIGWLPDLKPWGQMIAERLKKGGTFFMAEFHPIVWMFDYLDGKPIMKYGYMQDEVIYEEYEGTYANQESKMVSKEYGWNHGLGEVISALTEAGLHIEYLKEYNESPYDVLTDLVKTESGMYVTKDKLYPLIFTLKATKF
- a CDS encoding RidA family protein, which codes for MSKDNVTPRGAYPHIKRVGDFIFVSGTSSRRPDNTIAGVDIIDEMGTKRLNIEVQTREVLKNINDNLRKIGASLKDVVDVTTFLVNMNDFAGYNKAYAEFFDKETGPARTTVAVHQLPHPDLVVEIKVMAYKKQ
- a CDS encoding aldehyde dehydrogenase — its product is MNIQNFINGKYINPINDNWINNYNPSNGEIYGQTPNSSKEDLENAYISANSAFKQWSQTTLEDRSRILIKISELLEANLQRFAEAESKDNGKPISLAKSVDIPRAASNFRFFGNAITQFASESHESVGQQAINYTLRQPIGVVGCISPWNLPLYLFTWKIAPAIAAGNCIVAKPSEITPMTAFLLGEICNEAGLPKGVLNIVHGLGNTTGQAIIEHPNIKAISFTGGTETGAHIAKVAAPMFKKLSLELGGKNPNIIFADCDYDNMLETTVRSSFANQGQICLCGSRIFVEKNIYKKFKSDFVEKVKQLKVGHPSKEDTNIGALVSKPHLEKVMSYINVAKKEDGTILCGGNKVTVKNYENGYYLEPTVIEVKTDECRINQEEIFGPVVTIMPFNTEDDVLEMANKVKYGLSATLWTNNLKRTMRMSNQLQAGIVWVNTWMLRDLRTPFGGIKASGVGREGGFEALRFFTEAKNVCIKY